Proteins encoded by one window of Akkermansia muciniphila ATCC BAA-835:
- a CDS encoding 3D domain-containing protein, giving the protein MNLRIIATLSCAVAAMFVSSCSTNGAVTGMGKSSSDALVLARVGETAQGFVQPLAPSRSAAPSSKLPKLGRDKHKMPFYHPAQRTRVVRTTAYTHSERDHLAYGPRNAVGTALKYTSSVRSAAADWSVYPLGTTFRIKGQPYLYVVDDYGSALVGTGTIDIYQPNKKLMKEWGRRYVELTIVRWGDPANSLEVLGSRRGYRHCRAMYAALQHRVSKGFYAKAD; this is encoded by the coding sequence ATGAATTTAAGAATAATTGCCACCCTGTCTTGTGCCGTCGCGGCCATGTTTGTCAGCAGCTGTTCGACAAACGGCGCTGTAACCGGCATGGGGAAATCCAGTAGTGACGCTCTTGTTTTGGCCCGTGTAGGTGAAACTGCCCAGGGATTCGTCCAGCCCCTGGCACCCAGTCGTTCGGCAGCGCCTTCTTCCAAACTTCCCAAGTTGGGGCGCGACAAGCACAAGATGCCGTTTTATCATCCCGCCCAGCGCACCCGCGTAGTGCGCACCACGGCTTATACCCATTCCGAACGAGACCATTTGGCCTATGGCCCCCGGAATGCCGTCGGTACGGCGCTGAAATACACGTCTTCCGTCCGCAGCGCCGCTGCAGACTGGTCCGTTTATCCCTTGGGGACTACTTTCCGCATCAAGGGCCAGCCCTACCTTTACGTTGTTGATGATTACGGAAGCGCCCTGGTCGGAACCGGAACCATTGATATTTACCAGCCCAACAAAAAGCTGATGAAGGAATGGGGCCGCCGTTATGTGGAACTGACTATCGTCCGCTGGGGAGATCCCGCCAACAGTCTGGAGGTGCTCGGTAGCCGTCGCGGCTACAGGCACTGCCGCGCCATGTATGCGGCCCTGCAGCACCGCGTTTCCAAGGGGTTTTACGCCAAGGCCGACTGA
- a CDS encoding endonuclease III domain-containing protein produces MNTEKRASIVQEELMSLYGAPPIPLVHRDAYTLLVAVLLSAQCTDKRVNLVTPALFALASTPEEMARQDVEAVREIVRPCGLSERKASAIVNLSRILVEKYEGKVPCDFAALESLPGVGHKTASVVMVQAFGVPAFPVDTHIFRLSRLWGLSTGKTVEAVERDLKSLFPEKLWGDLHLRIVLYGREYCPARGCGGRCPICSRLARESGCAGV; encoded by the coding sequence ATGAATACGGAAAAACGGGCTTCCATTGTCCAGGAGGAACTCATGTCCCTGTACGGGGCTCCTCCCATTCCCCTGGTGCACCGCGACGCTTACACGCTGCTGGTGGCGGTTCTCTTGTCTGCCCAGTGTACGGACAAGCGGGTGAATCTGGTGACCCCTGCTCTGTTTGCCCTGGCCTCCACCCCGGAGGAAATGGCCCGGCAGGATGTGGAAGCGGTCCGGGAAATTGTGAGGCCCTGCGGCCTCTCGGAAAGGAAGGCATCCGCCATCGTGAACCTCAGCCGCATCCTGGTGGAAAAATATGAGGGAAAGGTTCCTTGCGACTTTGCTGCTCTGGAGTCTCTTCCGGGGGTGGGGCATAAAACGGCTTCCGTCGTCATGGTTCAGGCCTTTGGCGTTCCCGCCTTTCCGGTGGATACCCACATTTTCCGCCTTTCACGGCTGTGGGGGCTGAGCACGGGAAAAACGGTGGAAGCCGTGGAACGCGATTTGAAAAGCCTTTTCCCTGAAAAATTGTGGGGAGATCTTCATCTGCGTATTGTCTTGTACGGTCGTGAATATTGCCCTGCGCGGGGATGCGGGGGGCGCTGCCCCATCTGCAGCCGGCTGGCCCGGGAGAGCGGCTGCGCAGGCGTCTGA
- a CDS encoding ExbD/TolR family protein: MGKKKANVAPEEENGEMDMSPMIDMVFLLLIFFVVNATAITVKKDKNIQMPTASSSGEVKSANGCIVVNVYGEGAGKRPPGVDPSVLWSSDVGTPLNSFDELKEYIKNLAERFKDKQDFETRLYLRGDQQALFKGSREVIRAAAECGVVKVIFAVLPAKNSSPATKAE; encoded by the coding sequence ATGGGTAAGAAAAAAGCTAATGTAGCGCCTGAAGAAGAAAATGGGGAAATGGATATGTCCCCCATGATCGACATGGTTTTCCTCCTGTTGATTTTCTTCGTGGTGAACGCTACGGCCATTACCGTTAAAAAGGATAAGAACATTCAGATGCCCACGGCCAGCAGCTCCGGTGAAGTGAAATCCGCCAACGGCTGCATTGTGGTGAATGTTTATGGGGAAGGTGCGGGTAAGCGGCCGCCCGGCGTAGATCCCAGCGTTCTCTGGTCCTCCGACGTAGGCACTCCGCTCAATTCCTTTGATGAACTCAAGGAATACATCAAAAACCTTGCGGAACGCTTCAAGGACAAGCAGGATTTTGAAACGCGTCTCTATCTGCGCGGTGACCAGCAGGCTCTGTTCAAAGGCTCCCGGGAAGTAATCCGCGCGGCTGCGGAATGCGGCGTAGTCAAAGTGATCTTTGCCGTACTGCCTGCCAAGAATTCCTCTCCTGCAACCAAGGCTGAATAA
- a CDS encoding MotA/TolQ/ExbB proton channel family protein: protein MKNLFRLGFRFVAFASVLMAAFSTSAFAQEAAEAVAPQEQTMLDKWIIAGGWTMIPIMLVEAFIIFLVIYNMVALKKEKFCPEDLKVTLLQLMAECRIRSAIEVAAGSPTYLGRLVAYALPNVDATRPEDLGKDAIEDAVADFTANESRSVFKWINMLALCAQISPMLGLFGTVQGMVGAFGTLATAGQADPTQLAGDISVALLTTFWGLINAIIATPFFFFQKGIANAQIAECVGTVQEMVNTSINVVNAEAQLARIPEGLA from the coding sequence ATGAAGAACCTTTTTAGACTGGGTTTCCGTTTCGTTGCATTTGCTTCCGTCCTGATGGCTGCGTTTTCTACATCCGCTTTCGCTCAGGAAGCCGCCGAAGCCGTTGCCCCGCAGGAACAGACCATGCTTGACAAATGGATCATCGCCGGTGGTTGGACCATGATTCCGATTATGCTGGTGGAAGCTTTCATCATTTTCCTGGTGATTTACAACATGGTAGCCCTGAAAAAGGAAAAATTCTGCCCGGAAGATCTCAAGGTCACTCTGTTGCAGCTGATGGCCGAATGCCGCATCCGGTCCGCCATTGAAGTTGCGGCCGGCAGTCCCACCTATTTGGGCCGTCTGGTTGCCTACGCCCTGCCGAATGTGGACGCTACCCGTCCGGAAGACCTCGGCAAAGATGCTATTGAAGACGCCGTGGCCGACTTTACGGCCAATGAAAGCCGTTCCGTGTTCAAATGGATCAACATGCTGGCCCTTTGCGCGCAGATTTCTCCCATGCTCGGCCTGTTCGGGACGGTGCAGGGGATGGTGGGCGCGTTCGGGACGCTGGCTACCGCCGGCCAGGCGGACCCCACCCAGCTGGCCGGTGACATTTCCGTGGCTCTTCTGACAACGTTCTGGGGATTGATCAACGCCATTATCGCCACTCCGTTCTTCTTCTTCCAGAAGGGCATTGCCAACGCCCAGATTGCCGAATGTGTGGGCACTGTGCAGGAAATGGTGAACACCTCCATCAACGTGGTGAATGCCGAAGCCCAGCTTGCCCGCATCCCCGAAGGCCTGGCCTGA
- a CDS encoding ExbD/TolR family protein — protein MARHKKLETVEDEDPKLDISSLIDVCFLLLIYFIVATSLIQERKLDMSMPGQSVSENASQIEPALIRIIKDGTIYWGKDNSLMIDNDMNNHNLATLVQQLEAKKQEASAVGTKPVVQLWVEGDVPHQRVIDVMNALTEAGITTVALTDLKDD, from the coding sequence ATGGCAAGACATAAAAAACTGGAAACGGTTGAGGATGAAGATCCCAAGCTGGATATTTCCTCTCTCATCGACGTATGTTTCCTTCTGCTGATTTACTTCATTGTAGCGACCTCTCTGATTCAGGAACGCAAATTGGATATGTCCATGCCAGGGCAGTCCGTGAGCGAAAATGCCTCCCAGATTGAACCGGCACTGATCCGCATTATCAAGGACGGCACCATTTACTGGGGCAAGGACAACAGCCTGATGATCGACAATGACATGAACAACCACAACCTGGCGACGCTCGTCCAGCAGCTGGAAGCCAAAAAACAGGAGGCCAGCGCTGTAGGCACCAAGCCGGTAGTGCAGTTGTGGGTAGAAGGGGATGTCCCCCACCAGCGCGTTATTGACGTCATGAACGCGTTGACGGAGGCCGGGATTACAACGGTGGCTCTGACCGACCTTAAGGACGACTAA